One window of the Candidatus Omnitrophota bacterium genome contains the following:
- a CDS encoding pyrimidine/purine nucleoside phosphorylase: MNQPSQFDNVSVVCKANVYFDGNVVSHTVLFPDGKKKTLGLIYPGSYSFNTGAPERMEIVTGSCRVRLAGSMDWNEYPSGSTFLVPGNSSFEIAVEEGIAEYICSFE; encoded by the coding sequence ATGAATCAACCGTCTCAATTTGATAATGTCAGCGTTGTTTGCAAAGCCAACGTCTATTTCGACGGCAACGTCGTCAGCCATACGGTTCTTTTTCCCGATGGCAAGAAGAAAACGCTTGGCCTTATCTACCCTGGCTCTTATTCCTTCAATACCGGCGCTCCCGAACGCATGGAAATCGTAACCGGTTCCTGCCGCGTAAGGCTCGCCGGTTCGATGGACTGGAACGAATATCCCTCCGGTTCCACGTTTCTCGTTCCCGGCAACTCCTCCTTTGAAATCGCCGTAGAAGAGGGAATCGCGGAATATATTTGTTCATTTGAATAA
- a CDS encoding Gfo/Idh/MocA family oxidoreductase has translation MSNHINRRRFIGSAVSASAFTLVPRSALGGNGFVSANDRITLAHIGVGTQGINEMGSLLEDPQIQIVAMCDPNKDSNDYIEWGKNNIRDAIRKYLNNPAWGEGRSGCPGGREVGREIVNGYYANHRGKENYQGCAVYADFRELLDKEKDVDAVKIMTPDHLHATISIAAMKKGKHVLMHKPIANRLREGRLVLETARQTKKATHLLAYGSGSQNGRIAELIKQGAIGKLREIHNWSNRPVWPQYSEIPEDKPPIPDGFDWDLWLGPEKARPYHPHYTHTVFRGWYDFGGGSMADMGIYSLWPVFAALNLESPASAHAWATHTCYIKDNISSTRNNDYSYPIACSLRFRFAAREDRPEMDLFWYDGGMKPRLPIYIEKQNVQMDKEGILFVGDDGAIMAEFHGQKPQLFRNGKVEPLPMNNETIKNAPREKRNKYWIRECLGGEASPGSFLNAAAITDAVNLGTIALRAEKIIEFDSEKMKITNVPDANQYLTREYREGWEL, from the coding sequence ATGAGTAACCATATTAATCGCCGCCGGTTTATTGGATCCGCCGTATCCGCCAGCGCCTTTACCCTTGTTCCACGGAGCGCCTTAGGGGGAAACGGATTCGTCTCCGCAAACGATAGGATAACCTTGGCTCACATCGGCGTTGGAACGCAAGGAATCAACGAAATGGGAAGCCTGCTCGAGGATCCGCAGATTCAAATTGTGGCGATGTGCGATCCGAATAAGGACAGCAACGATTATATAGAGTGGGGAAAAAACAATATTCGGGACGCAATCCGGAAATATTTGAACAATCCCGCCTGGGGGGAAGGAAGAAGCGGCTGTCCAGGCGGCCGGGAAGTTGGCCGGGAAATTGTGAACGGCTACTACGCCAATCATCGCGGTAAAGAGAACTATCAAGGTTGCGCCGTCTATGCCGATTTCCGAGAACTGTTGGATAAAGAAAAAGATGTAGACGCCGTCAAAATCATGACTCCCGATCATCTGCACGCGACGATATCGATTGCGGCGATGAAAAAGGGAAAACATGTTTTAATGCACAAGCCGATCGCCAACCGATTACGCGAAGGGCGTTTGGTTCTGGAGACGGCGCGCCAAACGAAGAAGGCTACGCACCTTCTGGCCTATGGAAGCGGCTCTCAGAACGGAAGGATCGCGGAACTTATTAAACAGGGTGCGATCGGAAAATTGCGCGAAATCCACAACTGGTCGAACCGTCCCGTGTGGCCCCAGTATTCCGAGATTCCCGAAGATAAGCCGCCGATTCCGGATGGATTCGATTGGGATCTATGGCTGGGTCCCGAAAAGGCGCGTCCTTATCATCCGCATTACACGCATACCGTCTTTCGCGGCTGGTACGATTTCGGCGGCGGTTCTATGGCCGATATGGGAATATACAGCCTCTGGCCCGTGTTCGCTGCGTTGAACCTTGAAAGCCCGGCAAGCGCTCATGCTTGGGCGACCCATACCTGTTATATCAAAGATAACATAAGCAGTACCAGGAATAACGATTATTCCTATCCCATCGCTTGTTCCTTGCGCTTTCGCTTTGCCGCGCGAGAGGATAGGCCGGAAATGGATCTGTTTTGGTACGACGGCGGCATGAAGCCCCGGCTGCCTATATACATTGAAAAACAAAATGTCCAGATGGATAAAGAAGGCATCCTATTCGTCGGCGACGATGGCGCCATTATGGCGGAATTTCATGGACAAAAGCCGCAACTGTTTCGAAATGGAAAGGTTGAACCGCTTCCGATGAATAACGAAACGATAAAAAACGCCCCAAGAGAAAAACGCAATAAATACTGGATTCGCGAATGCCTGGGAGGCGAGGCGTCGCCAGGCAGCTTCCTGAATGCGGCGGCTATTACCGACGCCGTCAACCTTGGAACCATCGCTTTGCGGGCGGAAAAAATAATCGAATTCGATAGCGAGAAAATGAAAATTACGAATGTTCCGGATGCCAACCAATATCTCACCCGAGAGTACAGAGAAGGTTGGGAGTTATGA